From a region of the Triticum aestivum cultivar Chinese Spring chromosome 7D, IWGSC CS RefSeq v2.1, whole genome shotgun sequence genome:
- the LOC123169676 gene encoding uncharacterized protein codes for MAQYASLHLVDTLSPGLPSPLNLGTGGHHRIAMAPAAARLLPAAMPITPHRPLSWCWSAAARRPSPSMRLLRSNSRLLVVASAQSNLSKAVQTTWRVGKEAVDAGSALVPGSVPRPIARIGVTFVAVSVALFLLKSVISTALFVLAMMGLIYFAFLAMNPKEGSRSVDEGDSPPSDDPAEEARRIMEKYK; via the exons ATGGCCCAGTATGCGTCGTTGCATCTGGTGGATACACTCTCGCCTGGCCTGCCTTCTCCTCTGAATTTGGGGACGGGAGGTCACCACCGCATCGCCAtggctcccgccgccgcccgactcCTCCCAGCCGCCATGCCTATTACCCCTCACCGTCCCCTGAGTTggtgctggtcagccgccgcacgccgcccttCCCCTAGCATGCGGCTTCTCCGCTCAAACTCGCGGCTCCTGGTCGTCGCCTCCGCGCAGTCCAACCTCTCCAAAG CTGTTCAAACAACATGGAGGGTCGGTAAGGAAGCCGTGGATGCTGGAAGTGCTCTTGTCCCA GGTTCAGTTCCACGCCCAATTGCTAGGATAGGCGTGACATTTGTTGCCGTGTCTGTCGCCCTTTTTCTGCTCAAGTCCGTCATTTCCACCGCATTGTTTGTACTG GCGATGATGGGGCTTATATACTTCGCCTTCCTGGCGATGAACCCAAAAGAGGGCTCCAGGAGTGTGGATGAAGGAGACAGTCCTCCGTCGGACGACCCCGCCGAAGAAGCCCGGCGCATAATGGAGAAATACAAGTGA